Proteins encoded within one genomic window of Peptococcaceae bacterium 1198_IL3148:
- the aprB gene encoding adenylyl-sulfate reductase subunit beta encodes MPSYVIQEKCDGCKGQDKTACMYICPNDLMVLDREKMKAYNRDVSMCWECYCCVKICPQQAIDVRGYADFVPMGASAVPLRSSDNIMWTVKFRNGSIKRFKFPIRTTEEGKAVPDGGYETPGELNDELLFTEPASIGLDALPTLKK; translated from the coding sequence ATGCCTAGTTATGTAATTCAAGAAAAGTGCGATGGCTGCAAAGGTCAGGACAAAACAGCTTGTATGTACATTTGCCCTAACGACCTAATGGTTCTGGACAGAGAAAAAATGAAAGCCTACAACCGTGATGTATCAATGTGCTGGGAATGCTACTGCTGTGTTAAGATTTGCCCACAACAAGCTATTGACGTTCGTGGTTATGCTGACTTTGTACCTATGGGTGCCAGTGCTGTACCTTTAAGAAGTTCTGACAACATTATGTGGACCGTTAAGTTCCGTAATGGTAGCATTAAACGCTTTAAGTTCCCAATCAGAACCACTGAAGAAGGTAAAGCTGTTCCTGATGGTGGCTACGAAACACCTGGCGAATTAAATGATGAGCTTCTGTTTACTGAGCCTGCATCAATTGGTTTAGATGCATTACCAACTTTGAAAAAATAA
- the aprA gene encoding adenylyl-sulfate reductase subunit alpha yields MPVNFETVEVTTDILILGGGMAACGAAVEAAYWAKKNGLQVTLVDKAAMDRSGAVAMGLSAINQYLGLAKGENTVEDYVAYVKNDLMGIARDDLVYNIARHVDSSVHLFEKWGLPIWKNEEGNYVRGGRWQIMLNGESYKVIVAEAAKNALGTDNIYERVYIVEPLMDGDRIAGAIGFSTREEKIYVFRAKAVLAAMGGCVGVFKPRSTGEGLGRSWYPPFSSGSSAYFTTVAGAEMTCQEVRFIPVRFKDAYGPVGAWFLLFKSQATNALGENYMQTNRDALKDYGVYGTVKPVPANLRNYLSMIDENAGKGPIYMQTAEAIANLAAEYKDDPKAFKKKMKSLENEAWEDFLDMTVSQAILWAACNIAPEERASEIAAAEPYFIGSHSGGSGAWVSGPADIAPPELQWGYTNMTTVKGLFAAGDASGASSHKFSSGSHAEGRIAGKAMVKFAVENPELPNVDAAKVEELKAKILKPMVLFEEKSGFTTDPDVNPEYILPKQYMFRLQKMMDEYAGGVSARFQTSKALLEKGLDYLMMLKEDSEKLAARDLNELMRCWENIHRTLQAEAHIHAVLFREETRYPGYYFRTDLPKMDEENWLCFVNQTYNAETGEWTMMKKPMFRLFE; encoded by the coding sequence ATGCCGGTTAACTTTGAAACTGTTGAAGTTACTACTGATATTTTAATCCTCGGCGGTGGTATGGCTGCGTGCGGTGCTGCTGTAGAAGCTGCTTATTGGGCAAAGAAAAATGGTTTACAAGTAACTCTTGTTGACAAAGCTGCTATGGACCGTTCAGGTGCTGTTGCTATGGGTCTGTCAGCTATTAACCAATATCTAGGCCTTGCAAAAGGTGAAAACACTGTAGAAGATTATGTAGCATACGTTAAGAATGACTTGATGGGTATTGCTCGTGATGACTTGGTTTACAACATTGCTCGCCACGTTGACTCCTCCGTGCATCTGTTTGAAAAATGGGGTCTGCCAATTTGGAAAAACGAAGAAGGCAACTATGTGCGCGGTGGCCGTTGGCAAATCATGTTAAACGGTGAATCCTACAAAGTAATTGTTGCTGAAGCTGCTAAGAACGCTCTCGGCACTGACAACATCTATGAGCGGGTTTACATTGTTGAGCCTTTAATGGATGGCGACAGAATCGCTGGTGCTATCGGTTTCAGTACCCGTGAAGAAAAAATTTACGTTTTCAGAGCAAAAGCAGTTCTGGCTGCTATGGGTGGTTGCGTTGGCGTATTTAAGCCTCGTTCCACTGGTGAAGGTTTAGGCCGTTCCTGGTACCCACCATTTAGCTCTGGTTCTTCTGCATACTTTACAACCGTAGCTGGCGCTGAAATGACTTGTCAAGAAGTTCGTTTCATCCCTGTACGTTTTAAAGATGCTTATGGTCCTGTTGGTGCTTGGTTCCTACTCTTTAAATCACAAGCCACTAACGCATTGGGCGAAAACTACATGCAAACCAACCGTGATGCGCTGAAAGATTACGGCGTTTACGGTACAGTTAAGCCTGTGCCAGCTAACCTGCGTAACTATCTATCAATGATCGACGAAAACGCTGGTAAAGGACCTATCTACATGCAGACTGCAGAAGCTATTGCCAACTTGGCTGCAGAATATAAAGACGATCCTAAGGCATTCAAGAAGAAAATGAAGTCCTTAGAAAACGAAGCTTGGGAAGACTTCTTGGACATGACTGTATCACAAGCCATCCTGTGGGCAGCTTGCAACATTGCTCCTGAAGAAAGAGCTTCTGAAATTGCTGCTGCAGAACCTTACTTCATCGGTTCACACTCCGGTGGCTCAGGTGCTTGGGTATCCGGTCCTGCAGATATAGCTCCACCTGAATTACAGTGGGGTTACACCAACATGACAACCGTTAAGGGTCTGTTTGCAGCTGGTGACGCTTCTGGTGCTTCCAGCCACAAGTTCTCCTCCGGTTCACACGCTGAAGGACGTATTGCTGGTAAAGCTATGGTTAAGTTTGCTGTAGAAAACCCAGAATTACCAAACGTTGATGCTGCCAAGGTTGAAGAACTGAAGGCTAAAATCTTGAAGCCGATGGTACTCTTCGAAGAAAAGAGCGGCTTTACCACTGACCCAGACGTTAACCCAGAATATATCCTGCCTAAGCAGTATATGTTCCGTCTACAAAAAATGATGGATGAGTATGCTGGTGGTGTATCCGCTAGATTCCAAACCAGTAAAGCGTTGTTGGAAAAAGGTCTTGATTACCTAATGATGTTGAAAGAAGACAGTGAAAAATTAGCAGCCCGTGATCTGAACGAGTTAATGAGATGTTGGGAAAACATCCACAGAACCTTACAAGCTGAAGCTCACATTCATGCTGTATTGTTCCGTGAAGAAACTCGTTACCCAGGTTACTACTTCCGTACTGACCTACCAAAAATGGACGAAGAAAACTGGCTCTGCTTCGTTAACCAAACCTACAATGCCGAAACTGGCGAGTGGACAATGATGAAGAAGCCTATGTTCAGACTGTTTGAATAA
- a CDS encoding CoB--CoM heterodisulfide reductase iron-sulfur subunit A family protein, with amino-acid sequence MGNKSILVVGGGMSGITAAVEAAEAGCEVFLVEKNSYLGGKVSQINKYFPKMCPPNCGLEINFQRIKKNPKIRVLTLAEVESISGTEGNFDVNIKLNPRFVTDNCTGCNKCTEVCPAERANDFNFGLDKTKAIYLAQPFAFPMKYAIDVAACQGVSCGKCVEACEYSAIDLNMQPQTMTVNVGAIIWATGWNSYDVEKLSNYGGGRYANVVPNIVLERMAALTGPTAGKILRPSDQAEPKNIAFVQCAGSRDEHHLKTCSSVCCMATLKQINYVKEQYPDAKVTVYFMDIRAMGKHEDYYQQVMEQDIKWIKGKPSEIKENPDNQNLLVLSEDQFTQEINTLEYDMVVLATGMAPATADVKVPAEMNYDVDGFVLAGPGIYGAGCTKKPGDVATSVQDATATVLKAIQSTVRG; translated from the coding sequence ATGGGAAACAAAAGTATATTAGTCGTGGGTGGCGGTATGAGCGGTATCACTGCCGCTGTTGAAGCTGCCGAAGCTGGTTGCGAAGTTTTTCTAGTGGAGAAGAATTCCTATCTGGGCGGTAAGGTGTCCCAAATCAACAAATACTTCCCTAAAATGTGTCCGCCAAACTGCGGTTTAGAAATTAATTTTCAACGGATTAAAAAGAACCCCAAAATTAGAGTGCTAACTCTTGCTGAAGTAGAAAGTATCTCCGGTACAGAGGGAAACTTTGATGTGAACATTAAATTGAATCCCCGCTTTGTTACTGATAACTGCACCGGTTGTAATAAATGTACCGAAGTTTGTCCTGCAGAAAGAGCTAATGATTTTAACTTTGGCTTAGACAAAACCAAGGCTATTTATTTGGCCCAACCCTTTGCCTTTCCAATGAAGTACGCCATTGATGTTGCTGCTTGTCAAGGTGTCTCCTGTGGCAAGTGTGTTGAAGCTTGTGAATATAGCGCCATTGACCTCAATATGCAACCTCAAACAATGACGGTTAATGTTGGTGCCATTATTTGGGCCACTGGTTGGAATTCCTACGATGTGGAAAAATTAAGTAATTACGGCGGTGGCCGTTATGCCAACGTGGTTCCAAATATTGTTTTAGAGCGGATGGCTGCTTTAACTGGCCCCACTGCAGGCAAAATTCTGCGCCCATCTGACCAAGCCGAACCAAAGAATATTGCTTTTGTACAATGTGCTGGTTCCCGCGATGAGCATCACCTTAAAACATGTTCTTCCGTATGTTGTATGGCTACTTTAAAACAAATTAACTATGTTAAAGAACAATACCCCGATGCTAAGGTGACGGTTTACTTTATGGATATTCGGGCGATGGGTAAACATGAGGATTATTATCAGCAGGTAATGGAACAAGACATTAAGTGGATTAAAGGTAAGCCCAGTGAAATTAAAGAAAACCCTGATAACCAAAACCTATTGGTGTTATCAGAGGATCAATTCACCCAAGAAATTAATACCCTTGAATATGACATGGTTGTACTGGCCACAGGTATGGCTCCGGCAACAGCTGACGTTAAAGTTCCCGCAGAAATGAACTATGACGTTGATGGATTTGTATTGGCTGGACCTGGCATTTATGGCGCTGGCTGCACTAAAAAACCTGGGGATGTTGCTACATCAGTCCAGGATGCCACCGCTACTGTGCTGAAGGCGATACAATCTACGGTGAGGGGGTAA
- a CDS encoding hydrogenase iron-sulfur subunit: MDKKVGVYICTGCGIGDALDVDAISNVASKEYKVPVCKNHPFLCGSEGVELIKKDIEAEEINSIIIVACSKRVNYDVFDFGGDKIVERANLREHVAWVHEEDDEDTNMLAEDVIRMACTKVKAMELPTPYEVEDASKAILVVGGGLAGMTAALESAKAGYKTVLVEKEANLGGWLNKLYKVTPLKAPYTELEDPAVAERAKELTENPNVTVYTSAKIKKIAGAPGMFDATIDANGKEVAERVGAIVLASGAVPVEAEKINYLGYGQYKNVITHAELEQMAKSGKLVRPSDGQEVKKIAFIQCAGSRDKERLPYCSHACCIESLKQATYVTELAPDASTYIFYKDIRSSGTYEHFYAKVQETGAVFIKGEIKSVNEAGDGSLTVQSEDVLLGGTAQVEGVDLVVLATGMVPSTAFGHDHALEAQDEAQDEAAAATEEDAAPKDIILASDILNLEYRQGPELPTLKYGFPDSHYICFPYETRRTGIYAAGSVRAPMDMAKAVTDATGAALKAIQCVEQTAQGAALHPRSGDLSYPEFNLNRCTQCKRCTEECPFGAINEDAKTNPLPNPTRCRRCGTCMGACPERIISFKNYSVPMIGNIIKSIEIPEELDEKPRILIFACENDAIPALDMAGINHLKYNPWIRIIPVRCLGSLNLVWIADAMSSGFDGVLLMGCKHGEDYQCHFIKGSELAEIRLSKVSETLDRLGLESERVRAVEVNIMDYMEIPKMLDQFAEDLEEFGPNPMKDF; encoded by the coding sequence ATGGACAAAAAAGTAGGAGTTTATATTTGTACCGGTTGTGGTATCGGTGATGCCCTGGATGTTGATGCTATTTCCAACGTGGCAAGTAAAGAATATAAAGTTCCGGTATGTAAAAATCATCCCTTCCTCTGTGGCTCTGAGGGTGTAGAACTGATTAAAAAGGACATAGAGGCTGAGGAGATTAATTCAATAATTATTGTTGCCTGTTCTAAGCGGGTTAATTATGATGTGTTTGATTTTGGTGGCGATAAAATAGTGGAGCGGGCCAATTTGAGAGAGCATGTGGCCTGGGTACACGAAGAAGATGATGAAGACACCAACATGTTGGCTGAAGACGTCATTCGCATGGCTTGCACTAAGGTTAAAGCGATGGAATTACCAACTCCATATGAAGTGGAAGATGCTTCTAAAGCCATCCTGGTGGTGGGTGGCGGTTTGGCTGGTATGACTGCTGCTTTAGAATCTGCCAAAGCTGGTTACAAAACAGTGTTGGTGGAAAAGGAAGCTAATCTAGGTGGTTGGTTAAATAAACTCTACAAAGTGACACCATTAAAGGCCCCTTATACCGAACTGGAAGATCCAGCGGTGGCTGAAAGGGCGAAAGAACTGACTGAAAACCCCAACGTAACTGTCTATACATCGGCTAAGATTAAAAAGATTGCCGGTGCACCTGGGATGTTTGATGCCACCATTGATGCCAATGGTAAAGAAGTGGCTGAACGGGTTGGTGCCATTGTACTGGCCTCCGGTGCAGTACCAGTAGAAGCTGAAAAAATTAATTATTTAGGCTACGGTCAATATAAAAACGTGATTACCCATGCGGAATTGGAACAAATGGCTAAAAGCGGCAAGCTTGTGCGTCCTTCTGACGGACAGGAAGTAAAGAAAATTGCCTTTATTCAGTGTGCCGGTTCCAGGGATAAAGAGCGTTTGCCCTATTGCTCCCATGCCTGCTGTATTGAATCTTTAAAACAGGCCACTTATGTTACGGAGTTAGCTCCGGATGCTTCCACTTATATCTTCTATAAGGATATTCGTTCATCGGGTACTTACGAGCACTTCTATGCTAAGGTGCAAGAAACCGGTGCGGTATTCATTAAAGGTGAGATTAAATCTGTCAATGAAGCTGGCGATGGTTCGTTAACTGTTCAGTCAGAAGATGTTTTGTTGGGCGGTACAGCCCAAGTTGAAGGTGTAGACCTTGTGGTATTGGCCACCGGTATGGTGCCAAGCACTGCCTTTGGTCACGATCATGCATTAGAGGCTCAAGATGAAGCACAAGACGAAGCGGCCGCCGCCACTGAAGAGGATGCTGCACCAAAAGACATAATTCTTGCTTCTGACATTCTAAACTTGGAATACAGACAGGGCCCGGAATTACCGACGTTGAAGTATGGTTTCCCGGATTCACATTATATCTGTTTCCCCTACGAAACCCGTCGAACAGGTATATACGCCGCCGGATCTGTAAGGGCACCAATGGATATGGCTAAGGCTGTAACCGATGCTACCGGTGCAGCGCTAAAGGCCATTCAATGTGTGGAACAAACCGCTCAAGGTGCAGCTCTACACCCCAGAAGTGGCGACTTATCATATCCTGAGTTTAACTTAAATCGTTGTACCCAATGTAAACGTTGCACTGAGGAATGTCCTTTTGGTGCCATAAACGAAGACGCCAAGACTAACCCATTGCCGAACCCAACCCGTTGTCGGAGATGCGGTACCTGTATGGGGGCTTGCCCAGAGCGGATTATTTCCTTTAAGAACTATTCAGTACCAATGATTGGTAATATAATTAAATCCATTGAAATTCCGGAAGAACTGGACGAAAAGCCCAGAATTCTAATCTTTGCTTGTGAGAACGACGCTATACCTGCCTTAGATATGGCTGGTATCAACCACTTGAAATACAATCCATGGATACGGATTATACCCGTTAGGTGTCTTGGTTCACTGAACTTGGTATGGATCGCTGACGCTATGAGTTCTGGATTTGACGGTGTGTTATTGATGGGCTGCAAGCATGGCGAAGATTATCAGTGCCACTTTATTAAAGGTAGTGAACTGGCTGAAATCCGCCTATCTAAAGTTTCGGAAACCTTAGATAGATTAGGCTTAGAGTCTGAGCGTGTACGCGCTGTTGAAGTTAACATTATGGATTATATGGAAATTCCCAAAATGTTAGATCAGTTTGCTGAGGACCTGGAGGAGTTTGGTCCTAACCCAATGAAGGATTTCTAA